Proteins from one Leptospira meyeri genomic window:
- a CDS encoding RNA polymerase sigma factor, with protein MPEFDFETVVKETKFLVLKTVGDTLIDRFDDATEDVVQEVYFRVFKSLEKGGFDGRSKISTWIYTIARNEALRMNEKRLREEEKAKRYLVKNKVQLSGVREEATFEKEEWMESLLLQIPEIYRQTLRLYLAGNTMDEIAKELEVQQGTVKSRLFRTKEWIRKHIPGGRNEFQES; from the coding sequence ATGCCTGAGTTTGACTTCGAAACAGTAGTCAAAGAAACCAAATTTTTGGTTTTGAAAACGGTCGGTGATACCCTCATCGACCGTTTTGATGATGCAACAGAAGATGTAGTGCAGGAAGTTTACTTTCGTGTTTTTAAATCTTTGGAAAAGGGTGGGTTTGATGGAAGGTCCAAAATTTCTACTTGGATTTACACAATTGCCCGTAACGAAGCACTTCGTATGAATGAAAAACGATTGCGAGAAGAAGAGAAAGCAAAACGATATTTAGTTAAGAATAAAGTCCAATTATCCGGTGTGCGAGAGGAAGCTACTTTTGAAAAAGAAGAATGGATGGAATCCTTGCTTCTCCAAATCCCCGAAATTTATCGACAAACCTTACGTCTTTATTTGGCCGGCAACACAATGGATGAAATTGCAAAAGAACTTGAGGTTCAGCAAGGGACCGTCAAATCACGATTGTTTCGAACCAAAGAATGGATACGAAAACATATACCAGGAGGAAGAAATGAATTCCAGGAATCCTAA
- a CDS encoding sulfite exporter TauE/SafE family protein produces the protein MDQLANLSFFGSIFLYGFVSSFHCLVMCGPFVSLLQTEKGKHIPIYLYHLGRLISYTFLGMVLGFIGKGANALGELSAIQGVAGILTFLFLVVFAIRTYSTKSTSSFGSLPQGIRKFLENIRKRFSKNGLGFGIGMVSALLPCGVLYPAYAASFATGTLLNGGLVMFFFYLGTVPALTGLGWIVGKWRNKIPTKWIPAFGTIVILTSLSFLLYRLFFHTHGESCDHLL, from the coding sequence ATGGACCAACTAGCAAATCTTAGCTTTTTTGGTTCCATCTTTTTGTATGGATTTGTCAGTAGCTTTCATTGTCTTGTGATGTGTGGTCCGTTTGTCTCCCTATTGCAAACGGAGAAAGGAAAACATATTCCCATTTATCTTTATCACCTAGGAAGACTCATTTCTTATACCTTTCTCGGTATGGTGCTGGGGTTTATTGGAAAAGGTGCCAATGCTTTAGGTGAACTAAGTGCCATCCAAGGTGTGGCAGGTATCCTAACGTTTTTATTTTTAGTTGTCTTTGCCATCCGCACTTATTCTACAAAATCAACATCCTCCTTTGGTTCTTTACCACAAGGGATTCGTAAGTTCTTAGAAAACATCCGAAAAAGATTTAGTAAAAATGGTCTTGGATTTGGAATTGGGATGGTGAGTGCCCTACTCCCTTGTGGGGTTTTGTATCCTGCGTATGCAGCATCTTTTGCCACAGGTACTCTGTTAAACGGTGGACTTGTGATGTTTTTCTTTTATCTAGGAACTGTTCCGGCACTCACCGGTCTTGGTTGGATCGTGGGGAAATGGAGAAACAAGATCCCTACAAAATGGATCCCTGCCTTTGGAACAATTGTGATTTTAACTTCTCTTAGTTTTTTACTCTACCGTCTTTTTTTCCATACTCACGGAGAGTCCTGCGACCATCTTTTATAG
- a CDS encoding cbb3-type cytochrome oxidase assembly protein translates to MEALYLTIPMAMCIAAFFLYVFITAFRKGQFEDIESPKYRMFFEEEYPQESQSKPNPTDGPTSKS, encoded by the coding sequence ATGGAAGCCCTCTACTTAACAATACCTATGGCAATGTGTATTGCCGCCTTCTTTCTTTATGTCTTTATCACTGCCTTCCGAAAAGGCCAGTTTGAAGACATCGAATCCCCTAAATATAGAATGTTTTTTGAGGAAGAATACCCCCAAGAAAGCCAATCTAAACCAAATCCAACCGATGGACCAACTAGCAAATCTTAG
- a CDS encoding heavy metal translocating P-type ATPase — protein sequence MNETISDVTKTECDHCGNPIRLVRIEARVGNDTKVFCCEGCETVYSIINSLGGSYYYNLKGNTKLDPVQIEESDADIENELVYEKFVRKSGDFSEVSIQITNIHCSACVWINEKVLNEEEGIISAQINFASGRARVRFERSKIKISRILSLIRAIGYKPVLFSPTEGTVEKTKQLKTLLLRIGVAGFCFGNIMILSVALYSGYFTGIDLDIKRLFHYASWVFATPAYLYSGYPFMSGFLTSIRRRTLSMDFLLFLGISMAYFYSVYVTLTDVGEVYFDSVAMIYFFILIGKYFEEKARVFASDKLESILCKLPETSVRVTEAGEDTIPSSEIKIGDTIRVAPGKRIPVDAILVSEHTYVDESFLTGESLPIRKKKGDTILAGSLAMDNPALIVAGSDYHASTLSSLKLRLEEALHLKPKLQILTERIASYFISVVFALAFLCFFVWYFVSGGNLEQSLVTTISVLIVACPCALGISVPTALVTNHILNADKGVLLKNPSVVEALAKANTIFLDKTGTLTEGKFLVRQVSVKDDHLPLVYRIEKEVNHPLAKSLVKYLQPFSFVTKRAESILLANLENIPGRGVKAELEVDSKKLSVLIGNKMLLESEKIPMENLPEGEGSLILLAVNGIYQGSFLLADEIRPGARSFVSLLKHFIPNISILSGDRFAAVKFIADSLGIEKYVSDLSPEDKSNLISAAQAKGNVVIMVGDGINDSLSLAQANVSISHTEAEDLSLEKSDVVLTSGNLNGLVHSLLSAKKTREVILQNIIISFCYNSIMLPLAMFGLMLPVICAVFMACSSLTVLLNSLSIRFRIPQWKPST from the coding sequence ATGAACGAAACAATTTCCGACGTAACAAAAACTGAATGTGACCATTGCGGAAATCCAATCCGGTTGGTGAGGATTGAAGCAAGGGTCGGAAATGATACAAAGGTTTTTTGTTGCGAAGGATGCGAAACTGTTTATTCCATCATCAACTCCCTCGGTGGAAGTTATTATTATAATTTAAAAGGAAATACAAAACTCGATCCAGTTCAAATCGAAGAATCGGACGCTGACATAGAAAACGAACTTGTTTACGAAAAGTTTGTTCGTAAATCAGGAGATTTTTCTGAAGTTTCAATCCAAATCACAAACATTCATTGTTCTGCTTGTGTTTGGATCAATGAAAAAGTTTTAAACGAAGAAGAAGGGATCATTTCTGCTCAAATTAACTTTGCTTCTGGTAGAGCTCGGGTCCGGTTTGAACGTTCCAAAATAAAAATCTCTCGAATTCTATCCCTAATCCGAGCCATCGGTTATAAACCTGTACTTTTTTCGCCCACAGAAGGTACTGTGGAAAAAACAAAACAACTAAAGACTCTTCTCCTCCGCATCGGTGTGGCTGGGTTTTGTTTTGGAAATATCATGATCCTAAGTGTGGCCTTATATTCTGGTTATTTTACAGGGATCGATTTGGATATCAAACGACTCTTCCATTATGCATCCTGGGTATTTGCCACTCCCGCCTATCTTTACTCTGGATACCCTTTTATGTCTGGTTTTCTAACAAGCATCAGGCGAAGAACTCTCTCGATGGACTTTCTTTTGTTTTTAGGAATCTCCATGGCATATTTCTATTCCGTTTATGTAACTCTTACTGATGTAGGTGAAGTTTATTTTGACTCGGTGGCAATGATTTACTTCTTTATTTTGATAGGGAAGTACTTTGAAGAAAAAGCAAGGGTGTTTGCCTCTGACAAATTAGAATCCATTCTTTGCAAACTTCCCGAAACTTCTGTACGTGTTACGGAAGCCGGCGAAGATACCATCCCTAGTTCCGAAATCAAAATTGGAGATACCATTCGTGTCGCTCCAGGGAAACGAATTCCCGTGGATGCCATTCTTGTATCCGAACATACATATGTGGATGAGTCATTTTTAACAGGAGAATCCTTACCCATTCGAAAAAAGAAAGGTGATACCATACTTGCAGGTTCCCTTGCGATGGATAATCCAGCTTTAATTGTTGCAGGATCAGACTACCACGCCTCCACTCTTTCTTCTCTCAAACTAAGATTAGAGGAAGCCTTACACCTCAAACCAAAATTACAAATTCTCACAGAACGCATTGCCTCTTACTTCATCTCTGTTGTTTTTGCCCTGGCCTTTCTTTGTTTTTTTGTTTGGTATTTTGTATCCGGTGGAAATTTAGAGCAAAGCCTTGTCACAACTATTTCTGTTCTCATTGTTGCTTGCCCTTGCGCTTTGGGAATTTCTGTTCCGACAGCCCTTGTCACCAATCATATTCTGAATGCAGATAAAGGAGTGCTTTTAAAAAATCCATCCGTTGTGGAAGCACTCGCGAAAGCCAATACTATCTTTTTAGATAAAACAGGAACACTTACTGAAGGGAAGTTTTTAGTGAGACAGGTTTCAGTCAAAGATGACCACCTACCACTTGTTTATCGAATTGAAAAAGAGGTCAACCATCCTTTAGCTAAATCTCTGGTAAAGTATTTGCAACCATTCAGTTTCGTCACAAAACGAGCTGAGTCCATTTTATTAGCCAATTTAGAGAACATTCCAGGGAGAGGAGTCAAAGCCGAATTGGAAGTAGATTCTAAAAAACTTTCGGTTCTCATCGGAAACAAAATGTTACTTGAGAGTGAGAAGATTCCGATGGAAAATTTACCCGAAGGGGAAGGATCATTGATTTTACTTGCTGTGAATGGAATTTATCAGGGGAGTTTTTTACTCGCCGATGAAATCCGTCCTGGAGCTCGTTCTTTTGTTTCTCTTCTCAAACACTTTATTCCTAATATTTCGATCCTTTCGGGAGACCGATTTGCCGCAGTGAAATTTATTGCTGACTCTCTTGGCATTGAAAAATACGTTTCTGACCTTTCTCCAGAAGACAAATCAAATCTCATTAGTGCTGCACAAGCAAAAGGGAATGTTGTCATTATGGTGGGAGATGGAATCAACGATAGTTTGTCTTTAGCTCAGGCCAATGTATCCATATCTCACACAGAAGCAGAAGACCTTTCTTTAGAAAAATCAGATGTGGTATTAACTTCTGGAAATTTGAATGGGCTCGTCCATTCCTTACTCTCCGCCAAAAAAACAAGAGAGGTGATTTTACAAAATATCATCATTTCCTTTTGTTATAATTCAATTATGTTACCCCTTGCGATGTTTGGGTTAATGTTACCTGTGATCTGCGCCGTGTTTATGGCTTGTTCCAGCTTGACAGTCCTTCTCAATTCTCTTTCCATTAGATTTAGGATCCCCCAATGGAAGCCCTCTACTTAA
- a CDS encoding FixH family protein produces the protein MMFKELHPSLRNAMYVVLFSFTALVAATFYTIRLTYKNFEPVMDKNYYEIGLNYEKAIENQKELLKQGYLIKTNWDNQSLLPIGESEISVQLEKSGTVTNAKSMAVYLERNATTKNTARYELKPTPSGFVGKIPLLERGTWNLRLVADIDGKSFEREGKISVK, from the coding sequence ATGATGTTTAAAGAATTACACCCCAGCCTACGAAATGCCATGTATGTGGTTCTGTTTAGTTTTACAGCACTTGTGGCTGCTACCTTTTACACCATTCGTTTGACCTATAAAAACTTTGAACCTGTAATGGACAAAAATTATTACGAAATTGGTTTGAACTACGAAAAAGCAATTGAGAACCAAAAAGAACTTCTGAAACAAGGGTATCTGATCAAAACAAATTGGGATAACCAATCCCTACTTCCAATCGGTGAATCAGAAATTTCAGTTCAACTTGAGAAAAGTGGAACAGTGACAAATGCAAAGTCTATGGCGGTTTATTTGGAACGAAATGCCACCACCAAAAATACAGCTCGTTATGAGCTAAAACCAACACCTAGCGGATTTGTTGGAAAAATCCCACTATTAGAAAGGGGAACTTGGAATTTGCGACTTGTTGCAGATATTGATGGCAAGTCGTTTGAGAGAGAAGGAAAAATTTCTGTTAAATGA
- the ccoG gene encoding cytochrome c oxidase accessory protein CcoG — protein MIISRPQTGKVRTRRNFVMSFLVGLFLIAPWVMLPEGSPLIRLDIPHRVFHLFGGLFIPQEGLILWFFLLTMGLSLFFFTSVIGRVWCGWGCPQTIYTDLFDRIGRFVLDSKYGKKDASIVGKYTVYFLWIVISFIASFHWIGYFVSPYEMLADYVNLSFLNQTYFYFTLFFTAAMFIDIGFIREQFCRYACPYARFQTLLMDEHSWNVTYDFKRGEPRRDGKTKIGDCVACNMCVVVCPTGIDIRDGLQVGCVACGKCVDACTSIMARENKKTLIGYFSLKQIETGAKIKWIRPRTVIYAILLTVVITGAIIQLVTRTPMSMIAASNKSMPPILIPDNKIRAFVALRIQNIAPIEKEFQLSASDTRHGKEILIRSGEENNKFKLGSGEIKSISVVLETQPLTEQELNEGYLPGSIVLQNAEDPDERLEKKLSLTLPRR, from the coding sequence ATGATTATTTCAAGACCACAAACAGGGAAAGTAAGAACACGAAGAAACTTTGTAATGAGTTTTCTCGTAGGTTTATTTTTAATCGCACCATGGGTGATGTTACCGGAAGGTAGCCCTCTCATTAGATTGGATATCCCGCACAGGGTGTTTCACTTGTTTGGTGGTCTTTTTATCCCGCAGGAAGGACTCATCTTATGGTTTTTCCTTCTCACGATGGGACTCTCTCTTTTCTTTTTCACCTCCGTCATTGGCCGTGTTTGGTGCGGATGGGGGTGTCCTCAAACCATTTACACCGATCTTTTCGATCGAATTGGTCGGTTTGTTTTAGATTCTAAATACGGGAAAAAAGATGCCTCAATTGTAGGTAAATATACCGTTTATTTTCTCTGGATCGTTATATCTTTTATCGCTTCTTTTCATTGGATTGGTTACTTTGTTAGCCCATACGAAATGTTGGCCGACTATGTTAACCTTTCTTTTTTAAACCAAACATACTTTTATTTTACATTATTTTTTACAGCCGCGATGTTTATCGATATCGGTTTTATTCGAGAACAGTTTTGCCGTTATGCTTGTCCATACGCAAGATTTCAAACCCTCCTTATGGATGAACATTCTTGGAATGTTACCTATGATTTCAAACGAGGAGAACCTCGAAGGGATGGGAAAACCAAAATCGGTGATTGTGTTGCTTGCAATATGTGTGTGGTGGTCTGCCCTACTGGAATTGATATCCGGGATGGTTTACAAGTGGGTTGCGTTGCTTGCGGAAAATGTGTGGATGCCTGCACTTCCATCATGGCAAGAGAAAACAAAAAAACCCTCATTGGTTACTTCTCACTTAAACAAATCGAAACGGGGGCAAAAATCAAATGGATCAGACCAAGAACGGTCATTTATGCTATTTTACTCACAGTCGTCATAACAGGTGCCATCATTCAACTTGTCACGAGAACTCCTATGTCTATGATTGCAGCATCAAACAAATCGATGCCACCTATCTTAATTCCAGACAATAAAATCCGAGCTTTTGTTGCTCTACGCATTCAAAATATAGCACCGATAGAAAAAGAATTTCAACTTTCGGCTTCTGACACAAGACATGGAAAAGAAATCCTAATTCGTTCCGGTGAAGAAAATAACAAGTTCAAATTAGGATCAGGCGAAATCAAAAGTATTTCTGTGGTATTAGAGACACAACCTCTCACAGAACAAGAATTAAATGAAGGTTACTTACCTGGCTCCATTGTATTACAAAATGCAGAGGACCCAGACGAACGATTGGAGAAAAAACTCTCCTTAACATTACCAAGGAGGTAA
- a CDS encoding c-type cytochrome: MKEPKEVDGIFQADNPMPTWWKLVWLISIIVSIGYVVYFHWYSEWPQEVAFEKEVAEHEAQFPAKQAVVVNTEDGSNPYRDDAVAIKEGEGTYKQICSACHGPTAEGAVGPSLVDKDWIHGNTDKEVFNNIMKGIGPERQKLNRGGMPAWEGLGAEKVYAVMAWLATKNSSLVKAK, encoded by the coding sequence ATGAAAGAACCAAAAGAAGTAGACGGAATCTTCCAAGCCGACAATCCCATGCCCACTTGGTGGAAATTAGTCTGGTTGATCAGTATCATCGTTTCCATCGGTTACGTTGTATATTTTCACTGGTATTCTGAATGGCCACAAGAAGTTGCATTTGAAAAAGAAGTTGCGGAACACGAAGCGCAATTTCCTGCAAAACAAGCAGTTGTTGTGAACACAGAAGATGGATCAAATCCTTACCGTGATGATGCAGTGGCGATTAAAGAAGGCGAAGGAACTTACAAACAAATTTGTTCCGCTTGCCACGGCCCAACTGCAGAAGGTGCGGTAGGACCAAGTCTTGTGGACAAAGATTGGATTCATGGGAACACTGATAAAGAAGTGTTTAACAACATCATGAAAGGAATTGGACCAGAAAGACAAAAACTCAACCGAGGTGGAATGCCAGCTTGGGAAGGTTTAGGTGCTGAAAAAGTTTATGCTGTTATGGCATGGCTTGCAACTAAAAACAGTAGTTTGGTAAAGGCTAAGTAA
- the ccoO gene encoding cytochrome-c oxidase, cbb3-type subunit II, whose protein sequence is MFGFNKFLDWFSEVADHWDTKGVKFTLYTTIAVVIGGLFELIPPFFLTKTVTPISTVKPYSALELAGRDTYQREGCIGCHTQMVRPFKWEVDRFDPTKAYGRTGYSKGGEYVYDHPFLWGSKRTGPDLAHESQMLRSDEWHKNHLINPRTVGGVPNSVMPAYPWLFEESHKVDVEQVVANMKALKAIGVPYTEEDFANAPSLLKDKTEGQALVAYLQKLGKDSAELQKGMK, encoded by the coding sequence ATGTTTGGATTTAACAAATTCTTAGATTGGTTTTCTGAAGTTGCAGACCATTGGGATACAAAAGGGGTTAAGTTTACACTTTATACAACGATTGCCGTTGTGATTGGTGGACTTTTCGAACTAATCCCTCCGTTTTTTCTTACGAAAACGGTAACTCCAATTTCAACTGTGAAACCATATTCCGCATTGGAACTAGCAGGTCGTGACACTTACCAAAGAGAAGGTTGTATCGGATGCCATACACAAATGGTTCGACCTTTCAAATGGGAAGTAGATCGTTTTGATCCAACAAAGGCTTACGGACGAACTGGATATTCAAAAGGTGGAGAGTATGTTTATGACCATCCATTCCTTTGGGGTTCTAAAAGAACTGGTCCGGATTTAGCTCATGAATCTCAAATGCTTCGTTCTGATGAGTGGCATAAAAACCATTTGATCAACCCAAGAACGGTAGGTGGTGTACCTAACTCTGTGATGCCAGCCTATCCATGGTTATTCGAAGAATCACACAAAGTGGATGTAGAACAAGTAGTAGCTAACATGAAAGCTCTTAAAGCCATCGGTGTTCCTTACACAGAAGAAGACTTTGCAAATGCACCGTCACTTCTTAAAGACAAAACCGAAGGACAAGCTCTGGTTGCATACCTACAAAAACTTGGAAAGGATTCAGCAGAGTTACAAAAAGGGATGAAGTAA
- the ccoN gene encoding cytochrome-c oxidase, cbb3-type subunit I, translating into MATEKTQYDDFIVKGFIISALVWGVASMTFGVIIAFQLVYPQLNLELPWTSFGRLRPLHTNAAIFGFALSVIFATAYHTVQRLCRTRMWNDTLSKIHLALYNLTIVLAAITLPLGYSQSKEYAELEWPIDLLIVVWYVIFFANYLMTVIKRKEEQMYVAIWFYIASFVTVPLLFIVNNIVIPAGLLKSYSVYAGVFDANIQWWYGHNAVAFVLTTPFLGLMYYYLPKHIKQPIYSHRLSIIHFWSLIFIYIWAGPHHLLYSPIPEWLQTTGMVFSIMLWMPSWGGMLNGFLTLTQAKDKIKVDATLKMMLAAVTFYGMSTFEGPLLSIRAVSALGHNTDWIIGHVHSGTLGWVGFMSAAALYYLVPRLWNANLYSEKLANAHFWLGTLGILLYIISMWVSGITEGSMWRAVGENGELVYKDWVEIVEFLKPFRLFRAIGGTLYLTGIILMVYNFIKTIQNKDSGFVEQDLRIGVKS; encoded by the coding sequence TTGGCTACGGAAAAAACTCAATATGACGATTTTATCGTAAAAGGGTTTATCATTTCAGCGTTAGTCTGGGGCGTCGCATCAATGACATTTGGTGTCATTATTGCCTTCCAGCTTGTATATCCACAGCTGAATTTGGAATTACCTTGGACGAGCTTCGGAAGGTTACGACCTCTACATACCAATGCAGCCATTTTTGGTTTTGCGTTGAGTGTTATCTTCGCCACAGCCTACCATACGGTACAAAGATTGTGTCGAACTAGAATGTGGAACGACACACTTTCCAAAATACACCTGGCACTGTATAACCTAACAATTGTCCTTGCAGCAATTACTTTACCTCTTGGATACAGCCAATCAAAAGAATATGCCGAATTAGAATGGCCTATCGATTTGTTGATTGTTGTATGGTATGTAATTTTCTTTGCAAACTATTTGATGACGGTAATCAAAAGAAAAGAAGAACAAATGTATGTAGCCATTTGGTTTTACATTGCTTCTTTTGTTACGGTTCCACTTCTTTTTATCGTAAACAACATTGTAATCCCAGCTGGACTTTTAAAATCCTACTCGGTATACGCAGGTGTGTTTGATGCCAACATTCAATGGTGGTATGGACACAACGCAGTGGCCTTTGTTCTTACGACTCCGTTCTTGGGACTTATGTACTATTACCTCCCAAAACACATCAAACAACCCATTTACTCACACAGACTTTCGATCATCCATTTCTGGTCGTTAATCTTTATCTATATTTGGGCAGGCCCTCACCATTTACTTTACTCTCCAATTCCAGAGTGGTTACAAACAACAGGGATGGTTTTCTCCATCATGTTATGGATGCCTTCTTGGGGTGGTATGTTGAATGGATTCCTAACACTTACCCAAGCAAAAGACAAAATCAAAGTAGATGCTACTCTCAAAATGATGTTAGCTGCCGTCACTTTCTACGGTATGTCTACATTCGAAGGTCCACTTCTTTCCATTCGTGCTGTTTCCGCTCTTGGACACAACACTGACTGGATCATTGGTCACGTTCACTCAGGAACTCTTGGTTGGGTTGGGTTTATGTCAGCCGCTGCACTTTACTACTTAGTTCCAAGACTTTGGAATGCGAACCTTTATAGCGAAAAACTTGCCAATGCACACTTCTGGCTCGGAACTCTTGGTATCCTACTCTACATCATCTCCATGTGGGTATCTGGTATTACTGAAGGTTCTATGTGGAGAGCAGTTGGCGAAAACGGCGAACTCGTTTATAAAGACTGGGTAGAAATTGTTGAGTTCTTAAAACCGTTCAGACTATTCCGTGCGATCGGAGGAACACTCTATCTAACAGGAATTATTCTTATGGTGTATAACTTTATCAAAACCATTCAAAACAAAGACAGTGGGTTTGTAGAACAAGACTTACGTATAGGAGTGAAATCATAA
- a CDS encoding LA_0442/LA_0875 N-terminal domain-containing protein, producing the protein MKLTITQFIKFATLLVLFAGNLAAENILLKKGGTLQGKVVEQDQYKLKIRKEDGTTIVLNKTDILKVVYKDHLTAAEEDKLRKAEEEKERIKKEKEEAARLKKEQEDAARLEKETAAKNASLDAEAKRKQEEDAKLAEADRKNLTKTGAAWRSAVLPGWGQWKQGRKVQAIVYPSIIAVGLFFTYDKHRMYLNAKRDYNNLENPYTTNGLIRAAFSPQSAATVSPAEAVVASQLGPFKGQRESVERHYQDMQYIGIATLLVYFWNIFDAYYFHPTGSGLSQDDTRKEKFFMHSSVERVGYHPTAIAGDRGIEHRTQLGYEFTF; encoded by the coding sequence TTGAAACTGACTATTACACAATTCATTAAATTCGCAACACTTTTGGTACTATTCGCCGGTAACCTCGCTGCAGAGAACATCCTCCTCAAAAAAGGGGGAACTCTCCAAGGAAAGGTAGTCGAACAAGACCAATACAAGCTAAAAATTCGAAAAGAAGACGGAACCACAATCGTTCTGAACAAAACTGATATTCTCAAGGTAGTCTACAAAGATCACCTAACAGCTGCAGAAGAAGACAAACTCAGAAAAGCAGAAGAAGAGAAAGAAAGAATTAAAAAAGAAAAAGAAGAAGCAGCCAGACTCAAAAAAGAACAAGAGGATGCAGCTCGCTTAGAAAAAGAAACGGCTGCAAAAAACGCCTCTCTTGATGCAGAAGCAAAACGAAAACAAGAAGAAGATGCAAAACTTGCAGAAGCTGATCGCAAAAACCTAACAAAGACAGGTGCCGCATGGAGATCTGCTGTTCTTCCTGGTTGGGGACAATGGAAACAAGGTAGAAAAGTACAAGCGATTGTTTATCCTTCCATCATTGCTGTTGGACTCTTTTTTACATATGACAAACATCGTATGTATTTAAATGCCAAACGTGATTATAATAATTTAGAAAATCCTTATACAACAAACGGTCTCATCCGTGCTGCTTTTTCTCCCCAATCTGCGGCAACGGTTTCCCCTGCGGAAGCAGTCGTTGCAAGCCAACTGGGTCCCTTCAAAGGACAAAGAGAATCCGTAGAACGTCACTACCAAGATATGCAATACATTGGGATTGCGACTCTCCTTGTTTATTTCTGGAATATCTTTGATGCTTACTATTTTCATCCCACTGGTTCTGGACTCAGCCAAGACGACACGAGAAAAGAAAAATTCTTCATGCATTCTTCAGTGGAGCGCGTTGGATACCACCCGACTGCCATTGCTGGAGATCGTGGAATCGAACATCGTACACAATTAGGATATGAATTTACTTTCTAA